The following proteins are co-located in the Agromyces laixinhei genome:
- a CDS encoding LacI family DNA-binding transcriptional regulator → MSTRAGAGAGRMATIYEVAKLAGVSPATVSRVFNGVTVSDEKSAAVRDAAKQLRFTPNRTARTLRKQESEVIALVIPDIENPYFTELARGVEDVAQKAGFSVVLCNTDAQVDKEATYLQIAISEHMAGVILAAASDQTNLDDIRAAGRPVVAVDRSTGYDIDGVVMANRTAGQAATEHLVQAGYRRIACITGPQHIETAAERASGWRAVMARECPGVDADELLRYSTFRVDGGRESVEELLALPEPPDAVVAANNLLGVGAIQVLTERGLTPPAFGVAVVGSLPFTTLSPSAVTVVKLPARHMGVTAAKMLLERLSGDDQQARTVVLRGEVQPARGRPGA, encoded by the coding sequence ATGTCAACGCGGGCCGGCGCAGGGGCAGGGCGCATGGCGACGATCTACGAGGTGGCGAAACTCGCCGGGGTCTCCCCGGCGACGGTCTCGCGTGTCTTCAACGGGGTGACGGTCTCCGACGAGAAGTCGGCCGCGGTGCGCGATGCCGCGAAGCAGCTCAGGTTCACCCCCAATCGCACCGCCCGCACCCTGCGAAAGCAGGAGTCCGAGGTCATCGCACTCGTCATCCCCGACATCGAGAACCCGTACTTCACCGAACTCGCCCGTGGCGTCGAAGACGTCGCGCAGAAGGCCGGCTTCTCGGTCGTGCTCTGCAACACCGACGCCCAGGTCGACAAGGAGGCGACCTACCTCCAGATCGCGATCTCCGAGCACATGGCGGGAGTGATCCTCGCCGCGGCATCCGATCAGACCAATCTCGACGACATCCGAGCTGCGGGGCGGCCGGTCGTCGCGGTCGACCGGAGCACGGGTTACGACATCGACGGCGTGGTCATGGCCAACCGCACGGCCGGGCAGGCCGCGACCGAGCATCTCGTGCAGGCCGGGTACCGTCGCATCGCCTGCATCACGGGCCCGCAGCACATCGAGACGGCCGCCGAGCGCGCATCGGGCTGGCGTGCGGTCATGGCGCGCGAGTGCCCCGGCGTGGACGCCGATGAACTGCTGCGGTACTCGACCTTCCGCGTCGACGGCGGCCGTGAGTCGGTGGAGGAGCTTCTCGCGCTTCCCGAACCGCCCGATGCGGTCGTCGCGGCCAACAACCTGCTCGGGGTCGGCGCGATCCAGGTGCTGACCGAACGCGGACTCACCCCGCCGGCGTTCGGGGTCGCGGTCGTCGGCTCGCTGCCGTTCACCACGCTGTCGCCGAGCGCCGTCACGGTCGTGAAGCTGCCGGCGCGCCACATGGGCGTGACCGCGGCGAAGATGCTGCTCGAGCGTCTCTCGGGCGACGACCAGCAGGCTCGCACGGTCGTGCTGCGCGGCGAGGTGCAGCCGGCCCGAGGGCGCCCGGGCGCCTGA
- a CDS encoding glycoside hydrolase family 172 protein produces MNAPHPQNPDLSSISALRRLQTRSISPENFDGAVGGGGRATEGTGASNARDLGPGWKISPSVDIKAGDTLDLATIDGPGKITHIWITTHTDHWRTLVLRAYWDSAEEPAVEVPYGDFFCNGWGVFAQVNSQAIAANPHGGFNSYWPMPFTTGARLTIENTSVVDVRVYYQVTYETGGDYSGDGYFHAQWRRSNPLEELVPHTILEGIEGQGHYVGTYLAWGVNSNGWWGEGEIKFYLDDDTDYPTICGTGTEDYFGGAWNFDIPGQGYTEFSTPYLGMPQVIRPDGLYVSQQRFGMYRWHLLDPIFFATGIPKVDIQALGWRSGWRYLPLRDDIASTALFYLDRPTARRPKPPAADDLEVHLGSAPVPDIGATPPRAPAE; encoded by the coding sequence GTGAACGCCCCTCACCCCCAGAACCCCGACCTCTCGTCGATCTCGGCGCTGCGGCGCCTGCAGACGCGCTCGATCTCGCCCGAGAACTTCGACGGCGCGGTCGGCGGCGGCGGTCGCGCGACCGAGGGCACCGGGGCATCCAATGCCCGCGATCTCGGCCCGGGATGGAAGATCTCGCCGAGCGTCGACATCAAGGCCGGTGACACCCTCGACCTCGCGACGATCGACGGCCCGGGCAAGATCACCCACATCTGGATCACGACCCACACCGACCACTGGCGCACCCTCGTGCTGCGCGCCTACTGGGACAGCGCGGAGGAGCCCGCGGTCGAGGTGCCCTACGGCGACTTCTTCTGCAACGGCTGGGGCGTGTTCGCACAGGTGAACTCGCAGGCGATCGCCGCCAACCCGCACGGCGGATTCAACTCGTACTGGCCGATGCCGTTCACGACCGGCGCCAGGCTCACCATCGAGAACACCTCGGTCGTCGACGTGCGCGTCTACTACCAGGTGACGTACGAGACCGGCGGCGACTACTCTGGCGACGGCTACTTCCACGCGCAATGGCGTCGCTCGAACCCGCTCGAAGAGCTCGTGCCCCACACGATCCTCGAGGGCATCGAGGGCCAGGGGCACTACGTCGGCACCTACCTCGCGTGGGGCGTGAACTCCAATGGCTGGTGGGGCGAGGGCGAGATCAAGTTCTACCTCGACGACGACACCGACTACCCGACGATCTGCGGCACCGGCACCGAGGACTACTTCGGCGGCGCCTGGAACTTCGACATTCCCGGCCAGGGCTACACCGAGTTCTCGACCCCGTATCTCGGCATGCCGCAGGTGATCCGCCCCGACGGCCTCTACGTCAGCCAGCAGCGCTTCGGCATGTACCGCTGGCACCTGCTCGACCCGATCTTCTTCGCGACCGGCATTCCGAAGGTCGACATCCAGGCGCTCGGCTGGCGCAGCGGATGGCGCTACCTCCCGCTGCGCGACGACATCGCCTCGACCGCGCTGTTCTACCTCGACCGGCCGACGGCCAGGCGCCCGAAGCCACCGGCGGCCGACGACTTGGAGGTGCACCTGGGGTCGGCACCGGTGCCCGACATCGGCGCCACGCCTCCGCGCGCGCCGGCGGAGTGA
- a CDS encoding ABC transporter ATP-binding protein, producing MTETVLPGAGRDRVRNELRSIWRTHRVGFVVVIALFGASALAGLAPPRLVGALIDRLTAGAGPAEASAYGAAMLACVLVQAVLVMTAIRAALVLGEDVFTHLRDQFMSDVLRVPMGLVESVGTGELVTRTTQDISSVSETVRRALPESLIAGVTVILTLVAAVLTSPLIAPAYLLAVPVLIVVMRWYMKRAVGVYERLGASYGPLFASLTETANGARTVEALSLAEVRNRSIDDVLARHWLTAVGRIQLRMVVLPWSNLAFAIPVFSSLAWGGWLAIQGHVSIGTVVTVTLYASALVAPLEALIGWTDELQKGLVSFARILGVGEVRERPGGEAVPSSTDVELRDVRFAYRTGHEVLHGVSLRIVPGERLAIVGASGAGKSTLARLLAGIDDPTAGRATIGGVDVREVPLERRRREVLLVTQESHIFAASVFDNVRLARSSASDDEVLRALQATGAADWVDRLPDGWGTTVGSAGHPLTGAQEQQLALARVVLADPHTVILDEATSAIDPTAARDLEAAFAAVMDGRTVIAIAHRLATAYDADRIAVIDAGELAELGTHDELLARGGSYADLWRAWSADGGNS from the coding sequence ATGACCGAGACGGTACTTCCGGGCGCCGGGCGCGACCGGGTTCGCAACGAACTCCGGTCGATCTGGCGCACGCATCGGGTCGGATTCGTCGTCGTCATCGCACTGTTCGGCGCATCCGCGCTCGCCGGACTTGCCCCGCCACGTCTCGTCGGTGCGCTCATCGACCGGCTCACTGCGGGGGCCGGACCGGCCGAGGCGTCCGCGTACGGAGCGGCGATGCTGGCGTGCGTACTGGTGCAGGCCGTGCTCGTCATGACGGCCATTCGTGCGGCTCTGGTGCTCGGCGAAGACGTGTTCACCCATCTGCGCGATCAGTTCATGTCCGATGTGCTCCGCGTGCCGATGGGGCTCGTCGAATCGGTGGGCACCGGGGAACTCGTCACGCGCACGACCCAGGACATCAGCTCCGTCTCCGAGACGGTGCGACGGGCATTGCCCGAGTCGCTCATCGCCGGGGTGACGGTGATCCTCACGCTCGTGGCCGCTGTGCTGACGTCGCCGCTCATCGCCCCGGCCTACCTCCTGGCGGTGCCCGTGCTCATCGTGGTCATGCGGTGGTACATGAAGCGCGCGGTCGGCGTCTACGAGCGTCTCGGTGCCAGCTACGGACCGCTCTTCGCGTCGCTCACCGAGACGGCGAACGGCGCCCGCACGGTTGAGGCACTGAGCCTCGCCGAGGTTCGCAACCGGTCGATCGACGACGTGCTCGCTCGCCATTGGCTTACGGCAGTCGGGCGGATCCAGTTGCGCATGGTGGTGCTGCCGTGGTCGAACCTCGCGTTCGCGATACCGGTGTTCAGCTCGCTCGCGTGGGGTGGCTGGCTCGCGATCCAAGGTCACGTCTCCATCGGCACCGTGGTCACCGTCACGCTCTACGCGTCGGCGCTGGTCGCCCCGCTCGAAGCCTTGATCGGGTGGACCGACGAGCTGCAGAAGGGCCTCGTCTCGTTCGCTCGCATTCTCGGCGTCGGTGAGGTACGCGAGCGGCCGGGCGGCGAGGCGGTGCCATCGTCGACCGATGTCGAGCTACGCGACGTGCGCTTCGCCTACCGCACCGGTCACGAGGTGCTGCATGGCGTCTCCCTGCGCATCGTGCCCGGCGAGCGGCTCGCCATCGTCGGCGCATCCGGTGCCGGCAAGTCGACCCTCGCACGGCTCCTCGCCGGAATCGACGATCCGACCGCGGGTCGCGCGACGATCGGCGGGGTCGACGTGCGCGAGGTTCCGCTCGAACGCCGCCGCCGCGAAGTGCTGCTCGTGACGCAGGAGAGCCACATCTTCGCGGCAAGCGTCTTCGACAACGTGCGGCTCGCTCGGTCGAGCGCGAGCGACGATGAGGTGCTGCGGGCCCTGCAGGCCACTGGCGCAGCCGACTGGGTGGATCGACTGCCCGATGGGTGGGGCACGACGGTCGGATCGGCTGGACACCCGTTGACCGGCGCCCAGGAGCAGCAGCTCGCCCTCGCCCGCGTCGTGCTGGCCGATCCGCACACCGTGATCCTCGATGAGGCGACGTCGGCCATCGATCCGACGGCCGCCCGCGATCTCGAGGCCGCATTCGCGGCCGTCATGGACGGGCGCACGGTGATCGCCATCGCGCACCGGTTGGCCACCGCATACGACGCGGACCGGATCGCGGTGATCGATGCCGGGGAGCTGGCCGAACTCGGCACCCACGATGAGTTGCTCGCTCGCGGTGGCAGCTACGCCGACCTCTGGCGGGCGTGGAGCGCCGACGGCGGGAACTCGTAG
- a CDS encoding ABC transporter ATP-binding protein codes for MRAIPEPFAAPPRGVTPWGLLRWLVARQWTTVVQGTVCDVIWLLGLALTPWAIGRAVDEGLVAGDYGAFLRWLGIVVLLQLQHSLIQGLRDRAGSVNFERSWSRVDQIIARASSRVTVAAERDLHPGAVVTMASSDVWALSFVAINVGSLVSALISFATVAVILLRDSLLLGGLVIVGVPAFSALLFLLVRSLRTRQTQARDATSEMNTVATDSARGLRVLRGIGGEEWFLARFRERSAAARDAGKKVARPMSIAESLKVLIAGTLVVGLTWIGALLVTQGELTVGELVSFYGYAGFMVLPVTLLNQAVTVAVRALIAARQITRLLEVAPLWPREVDGRAPGVAEALKAAQTAEHHGGGADPALDWEQLFDERSRLRVRAGELLGVAVGDSVQARALVDRIGRLAPDDPEAVVRLQGVNIAEIPIDVVRDRIVVSDPVPFLFSGTLRELLDPRGRRDDEIILRAVAAVDAIDIVESVDGRLDAVVGERGVEFSGGQRQRLGAARSLLCEPQLLVLHEPTSSVDASTEERIAAGLRDYRRGRTTMIVSTSPLVLGVSDRVALIDGAGRLVADGAHEELLQLEADYRGIVLRAEETS; via the coding sequence ATGCGCGCCATCCCCGAGCCGTTCGCCGCGCCCCCTCGCGGCGTGACCCCGTGGGGATTGCTTCGGTGGCTCGTCGCCCGGCAGTGGACCACGGTCGTACAGGGCACCGTCTGCGATGTCATCTGGTTGCTGGGTCTCGCACTCACGCCGTGGGCGATCGGTCGCGCGGTCGACGAGGGCCTGGTGGCGGGCGACTACGGGGCGTTCCTTCGGTGGCTCGGCATCGTGGTGCTGCTGCAGTTGCAACACTCCCTGATCCAGGGCTTGCGAGATCGCGCCGGATCGGTCAACTTCGAGCGATCATGGTCGCGAGTCGACCAGATCATCGCTCGCGCCTCGTCTCGCGTCACGGTCGCCGCTGAGCGAGATCTGCACCCCGGTGCGGTCGTCACCATGGCGTCCTCCGATGTCTGGGCGCTGAGCTTCGTTGCGATCAACGTGGGATCGCTGGTGTCGGCGCTGATCTCCTTTGCAACCGTCGCCGTGATTCTCCTGCGTGACTCACTGCTGCTGGGCGGGCTCGTCATCGTGGGGGTGCCGGCCTTCTCGGCGCTCCTGTTCCTGCTCGTGCGATCATTGCGCACTCGCCAGACGCAAGCGCGCGATGCGACGTCGGAAATGAACACCGTCGCCACGGACAGCGCGCGCGGGCTGCGGGTGCTTCGCGGCATCGGCGGCGAGGAATGGTTCCTCGCCCGGTTCCGGGAGCGGTCGGCGGCGGCGCGCGATGCCGGCAAGAAGGTCGCGAGGCCGATGTCGATCGCTGAGTCGCTCAAGGTGCTGATCGCCGGCACGCTCGTGGTCGGGCTGACCTGGATCGGCGCCCTCCTCGTCACCCAGGGCGAACTGACCGTCGGTGAGCTGGTGTCCTTCTACGGCTATGCCGGCTTCATGGTGCTGCCCGTCACACTGCTCAACCAGGCGGTGACCGTCGCGGTGCGGGCGCTCATCGCGGCACGGCAGATCACGAGGCTGCTCGAGGTGGCTCCGCTGTGGCCACGGGAGGTCGACGGCCGGGCGCCCGGCGTCGCGGAAGCGCTGAAGGCCGCCCAGACGGCAGAGCACCACGGTGGCGGGGCGGATCCGGCACTCGACTGGGAACAACTGTTCGACGAGCGCAGCCGTCTGCGCGTACGGGCGGGGGAGTTGCTCGGCGTCGCCGTCGGAGACTCCGTTCAGGCGCGCGCGCTCGTCGATCGGATCGGGCGCCTGGCGCCCGACGACCCCGAAGCCGTCGTGCGCCTGCAGGGGGTGAACATCGCAGAGATCCCCATCGATGTGGTTCGCGACCGGATCGTGGTCTCGGACCCGGTGCCGTTCCTGTTCAGCGGCACGCTGCGGGAACTGCTCGATCCCCGGGGCCGTCGCGACGACGAGATCATCCTGCGTGCCGTCGCCGCTGTGGACGCGATCGACATCGTCGAGTCGGTCGACGGCCGGCTCGACGCGGTGGTCGGCGAGCGCGGAGTCGAGTTCTCCGGTGGGCAGCGGCAACGTCTGGGAGCCGCGCGGAGCCTGCTCTGCGAACCGCAGTTGCTCGTGCTGCACGAGCCGACGTCCTCGGTCGACGCGTCGACCGAGGAGCGCATCGCGGCGGGCTTGCGGGACTATCGGCGCGGGCGCACGACGATGATCGTCAGTACCAGCCCGCTCGTGCTCGGCGTGAGCGATCGAGTGGCGTTGATCGACGGGGCCGGAAGGCTCGTCGCCGACGGGGCGCACGAGGAGCTGCTGCAGCTCGAGGCCGACTACCGCGGCATCGTGCTGCGGGCGGAGGAGACGTCATGA
- a CDS encoding carbohydrate ABC transporter permease — protein MARTTELDTHRRTTRDARWWFFATGKGVAGTIYILAALFPLAWMLIAGFKSKTEVIKTPFQFFPEVWKWENYVQILADPSFLRTMAWTFFGAVLFTLLSLTVNSLAAYAFARLDFRFKRTLWVIVITTLFIPAMTILLTSFIVVSNLQMLDTLAVLVLPGAASAAMVFFIRQFYLSIPSSLEEAAMLDGCNRFTIFIRLFLPLSKPPFVVMGITAFLLYWNSYVWPILTITSPDKYVVQQYLATFRSERSTELGLLMAGSVLAAAPVIILFLIFQRQIIGNIKLAGLK, from the coding sequence GTGGCCCGAACCACAGAACTCGACACCCACCGACGCACCACGCGCGATGCCCGATGGTGGTTCTTCGCCACCGGAAAGGGCGTGGCCGGAACGATCTACATTCTCGCGGCGCTCTTTCCTCTGGCCTGGATGCTCATCGCCGGTTTCAAGTCGAAGACCGAGGTGATCAAGACACCCTTCCAGTTCTTTCCCGAAGTGTGGAAATGGGAGAACTACGTCCAGATCCTCGCCGACCCCAGCTTCCTTCGCACGATGGCGTGGACCTTCTTCGGCGCAGTGCTGTTCACGCTGCTGAGCCTCACCGTGAACTCGCTCGCCGCGTACGCATTCGCCCGCCTCGACTTCCGGTTCAAGCGGACACTCTGGGTCATCGTGATCACCACGCTGTTCATCCCCGCCATGACGATTCTGCTGACGAGTTTCATCGTCGTGTCGAACCTGCAGATGCTCGACACACTCGCGGTGCTGGTTCTCCCGGGTGCCGCGAGTGCAGCCATGGTGTTCTTCATCCGCCAGTTCTACCTGAGCATCCCGTCGAGTCTCGAAGAGGCTGCGATGCTCGACGGCTGCAACCGATTCACCATCTTCATCCGACTCTTCCTCCCGCTCTCGAAGCCGCCGTTCGTCGTGATGGGCATCACCGCGTTCCTCTTGTACTGGAACTCCTACGTGTGGCCGATCCTCACGATCACGAGCCCCGACAAGTACGTCGTGCAGCAGTACCTCGCCACCTTCCGCTCGGAACGCTCGACCGAACTCGGCCTGCTGATGGCGGGCTCGGTGCTCGCCGCTGCGCCGGTGATCATCCTGTTCCTGATCTTCCAGCGGCAGATCATCGGCAACATCAAGCTGGCCGGCCTGAAGTAG
- a CDS encoding carbohydrate ABC transporter permease produces MTGRIMVHQAVHDSVVIDARGASNADDKREQRRRHDRHRYRDSKLAYVLILPAMVLLGIFVIWPAIYATFLSFQDWSFYKPPVFVGLKNYADVLADPLFLDAIVRGFIFVLLTVPPMLVLAFFFASLVVSVARRFAGVLKVSIYVPTIVSTVITSIIFVLIYDYSGGLLNWFLAQFGVAPTAWIGDPAWALVAIAVPAIWLGMGLTSLIMVAAMIDVPIEYYEAASMEGANWRQKTVYITLPQMKNVLLYLLVTGFVVAIQQLDLPLIMTNGGPVNATMLPNLFIFTHFRNDINVGYSIAAALLLFAVLGSVSAIIFRFVNSERLVD; encoded by the coding sequence ATGACAGGACGAATCATGGTCCATCAGGCGGTGCACGACAGCGTCGTCATCGACGCACGCGGCGCGAGCAATGCCGATGACAAGCGGGAGCAACGTCGGCGGCACGATCGCCATCGCTACCGGGACAGCAAGCTGGCGTACGTGCTGATCCTGCCCGCGATGGTGCTGCTCGGCATCTTCGTCATCTGGCCGGCGATCTATGCCACGTTCCTCTCATTCCAGGACTGGAGCTTCTACAAGCCCCCTGTGTTCGTCGGGCTGAAGAACTACGCCGACGTACTGGCCGACCCGCTCTTCCTCGACGCGATCGTTCGGGGCTTCATCTTCGTGCTGCTCACGGTGCCGCCGATGCTCGTGCTCGCCTTCTTCTTCGCGTCCCTCGTCGTGAGCGTCGCGCGCCGGTTCGCCGGCGTACTGAAGGTCAGCATCTATGTGCCGACCATCGTCTCGACGGTGATCACCTCGATCATCTTCGTGCTGATCTACGACTACTCGGGCGGGCTGCTCAACTGGTTCCTCGCCCAGTTCGGCGTCGCCCCGACCGCCTGGATCGGCGACCCGGCCTGGGCCCTCGTCGCGATCGCGGTGCCGGCGATCTGGCTCGGCATGGGACTGACGTCGCTCATCATGGTCGCGGCGATGATCGATGTGCCGATCGAGTACTACGAGGCAGCATCGATGGAAGGCGCGAACTGGCGGCAGAAGACGGTGTACATCACGTTGCCGCAGATGAAGAACGTGCTGCTCTACCTTCTGGTCACCGGATTCGTCGTTGCGATCCAGCAGCTCGACCTGCCGCTCATCATGACCAACGGTGGCCCGGTCAACGCCACGATGCTGCCGAACCTGTTCATCTTCACCCACTTCCGCAACGACATCAACGTCGGCTACTCGATCGCCGCCGCACTGCTCCTGTTCGCGGTCCTCGGCAGCGTCTCAGCGATCATCTTCCGTTTCGTCAATTCCGAAAGGCTCGTGGACTGA
- a CDS encoding ABC transporter substrate-binding protein: MHKRISRLATAGIAAAAVAAMLAGCTPASGGDDAGGTTTIQFWHRTFTPVENEWYADIVKQFNAAQDEVKVVDTEVPADAWDQKMKSAQAAGKAPDIYTHPGSIQEAVNAGQLYELNKVVDESKLDEIIDAAKPVSELGGKYYAYPLLLEPQTVLFWNKDMLAAAGVDAEQAPATWDDLLAACAKIQPTLQSGQYCISPAQDAITFAWSSVGQQYNFAGHTALTDDWTEPNIDDDGYRSLIDNYKQLWDNGYMPKQPLAAYVEGKDFGEQKAAFKVSGSWMMSEIGSDYPDLLPKTGIGAFPSAAGSDDRTTTTLGNFKWVIDAKTKNAEAAGAFLEWALAGDPELLVPFFVDTQFTKVPVRDSVQEAVAGSEGAADAPWSSIIVDEIAPDAISEPTYPWDVSLAVGTAIEAGMKGAASVDDALKTASDAIQQVIEKNDLPSKAPKN, translated from the coding sequence ATGCACAAGAGAATCTCCAGGCTCGCCACCGCCGGTATCGCGGCCGCAGCTGTCGCAGCCATGTTGGCCGGGTGTACACCGGCAAGTGGCGGGGATGATGCCGGCGGCACGACCACGATCCAGTTCTGGCACCGTACCTTCACGCCGGTCGAGAACGAGTGGTACGCCGACATCGTGAAGCAGTTCAACGCCGCGCAAGACGAGGTCAAGGTCGTCGACACCGAAGTACCGGCCGACGCGTGGGACCAGAAGATGAAGTCAGCGCAGGCCGCCGGCAAGGCGCCCGACATCTACACCCATCCCGGAAGCATCCAGGAAGCGGTCAACGCCGGCCAGCTCTACGAGCTCAACAAGGTGGTCGACGAGAGCAAACTCGACGAGATCATCGATGCGGCCAAGCCCGTCTCCGAACTCGGCGGCAAGTACTACGCCTACCCGCTGCTGCTCGAGCCGCAGACCGTGCTGTTCTGGAACAAGGACATGCTGGCGGCAGCCGGGGTCGACGCGGAACAGGCGCCGGCGACCTGGGACGACCTGCTCGCCGCGTGCGCCAAGATCCAGCCGACGCTGCAGAGCGGCCAGTACTGCATTTCGCCCGCGCAGGACGCGATCACCTTCGCGTGGTCGTCGGTCGGCCAGCAGTACAACTTCGCCGGGCACACAGCGCTCACCGATGACTGGACCGAACCGAACATCGACGACGACGGCTACCGGTCTCTGATCGACAACTACAAGCAGCTCTGGGACAACGGGTACATGCCCAAGCAGCCGCTCGCCGCCTACGTCGAAGGCAAGGACTTCGGCGAGCAGAAGGCCGCGTTCAAGGTGTCGGGCTCGTGGATGATGTCGGAGATCGGCTCCGATTACCCCGACCTGCTGCCGAAGACCGGCATCGGCGCATTCCCGTCTGCTGCCGGGTCCGACGACCGCACCACCACGACCCTCGGCAACTTCAAGTGGGTCATCGATGCGAAGACGAAGAACGCCGAAGCAGCCGGCGCGTTCCTCGAGTGGGCTCTTGCAGGCGACCCCGAGCTCCTCGTTCCGTTCTTCGTCGACACGCAGTTCACCAAGGTGCCCGTGCGTGATTCGGTGCAGGAGGCCGTGGCCGGCAGCGAGGGTGCGGCGGATGCCCCCTGGTCGAGCATCATCGTCGACGAGATCGCACCCGACGCGATCTCCGAGCCGACCTACCCGTGGGATGTCTCACTCGCGGTCGGCACCGCGATCGAGGCGGGCATGAAGGGTGCGGCATCCGTCGACGACGCGTTGAAGACCGCATCCGACGCCATCCAGCAGGTCATCGAGAAGAACGACCTGCCCAGCAAGGCGCCGAAGAACTGA
- a CDS encoding DUF4185 domain-containing protein, protein MRNGCNSRVPWSLALGASVMLVLGACAQGAQSGGGGGPVSIDADPDQPFVLDGVSRLTEIAKLTGPDAINDTEAAAVAGTDLGSMVNFGDKTFLLFGDTFGDRAPDSYGGQGGNWRSNVAAWTTDDDPSDGLTFDGWAPADDFGWASALVEGDHDVNDGTGEVTKIPTHGFTVEDTLYLSYMSVKFWGEPGAWDANFAGLAKSTDEGESWTALDAPRWPGDSNFVQVAAVTAEEDGVEHIYFWSIPAGRFGAVQLMRVPATVEAVEDAAAYTYFAGVDGDGDPVWSDDMAAATTVVDGTIGELSVMWSGYLDRWIMTYSDAGNAYIREGITPWGPWGEPIEMVSAAEYPGLYSPYLNPRYVSDDGRRIYFTLSLWGPYNVYWFSVDLERAD, encoded by the coding sequence ATGCGCAATGGCTGCAACAGTCGTGTTCCGTGGAGTCTCGCGCTCGGGGCATCCGTCATGCTCGTGCTGGGTGCCTGCGCCCAGGGCGCTCAGAGCGGCGGGGGCGGCGGGCCGGTGAGCATCGATGCCGACCCCGACCAGCCGTTCGTGCTCGACGGAGTGAGCCGTCTGACCGAGATCGCGAAGCTCACCGGGCCCGACGCGATCAACGACACCGAGGCGGCCGCCGTTGCGGGCACCGACCTGGGCTCGATGGTCAACTTCGGCGACAAGACCTTCCTGCTCTTCGGTGACACCTTCGGCGACCGCGCCCCCGACTCCTACGGAGGGCAGGGCGGCAATTGGCGGTCGAACGTCGCCGCGTGGACGACCGACGACGACCCGAGCGACGGGCTGACATTCGACGGCTGGGCCCCCGCAGACGACTTCGGGTGGGCGAGCGCGCTCGTCGAGGGCGACCATGACGTGAACGACGGCACGGGTGAGGTGACGAAGATCCCGACCCACGGATTCACCGTGGAGGACACGCTGTACCTCTCGTACATGTCGGTGAAGTTCTGGGGCGAACCCGGTGCGTGGGACGCGAACTTCGCGGGTCTCGCGAAGTCGACCGACGAGGGCGAGAGCTGGACTGCCCTCGACGCGCCGCGATGGCCGGGCGACTCGAACTTCGTGCAGGTCGCGGCCGTGACCGCTGAAGAAGACGGCGTCGAGCACATCTACTTCTGGTCCATTCCCGCCGGGCGTTTCGGGGCCGTGCAGCTCATGCGCGTGCCGGCCACCGTCGAGGCGGTCGAGGATGCTGCGGCGTACACGTACTTCGCGGGCGTCGACGGTGACGGCGACCCCGTGTGGAGCGACGACATGGCCGCCGCGACGACGGTCGTCGACGGCACGATCGGCGAGCTCTCGGTCATGTGGTCGGGCTACCTCGATCGCTGGATCATGACCTACTCGGACGCCGGCAACGCCTACATCCGCGAGGGCATCACGCCGTGGGGGCCGTGGGGCGAGCCGATCGAGATGGTCTCGGCGGCGGAGTATCCGGGTCTGTACTCGCCGTACCTGAATCCGCGGTACGTCTCCGACGACGGGCGGCGCATCTACTTCACGCTCTCGCTCTGGGGGCCCTACAACGTGTACTGGTTCTCGGTGGACCTGGAACGCGCGGACTGA
- a CDS encoding MarR family winged helix-turn-helix transcriptional regulator: MTDGARSASIERTTQPASTSAPAARRRPLAEQSNELRVAVMRLARRLRQERTETELSGSQFSTLVWIAAEGPLTIGRLAELERVTAPSMNRTVNCLVDAGFATRGPSPDDGRKVLVAATETGETVVRDTRRRRDAWLAKRFAVLTPAERETLAEATTILRRLTDQ; encoded by the coding sequence ATGACGGATGGTGCGCGCTCTGCCTCGATCGAACGAACGACCCAGCCCGCGAGCACGAGCGCACCCGCTGCGCGTCGCCGCCCCCTCGCCGAGCAGAGCAACGAGCTGCGCGTCGCGGTCATGCGCCTCGCCCGACGCCTGAGGCAGGAGCGCACCGAGACCGAGCTCAGCGGCTCGCAGTTCTCGACCCTCGTGTGGATCGCGGCCGAGGGCCCCCTCACGATCGGCCGGCTCGCCGAGCTCGAGCGGGTCACCGCCCCCTCGATGAACCGCACCGTCAATTGCCTCGTCGACGCCGGATTCGCCACTCGCGGCCCCTCCCCCGACGACGGGCGCAAGGTGCTCGTCGCGGCCACCGAGACCGGCGAGACCGTCGTGCGCGACACGCGCCGCCGCCGCGACGCCTGGCTCGCCAAGCGGTTCGCCGTACTCACCCCCGCCGAACGCGAGACGCTCGCCGAGGCCACGACCATCCTCAGGAGGCTCACCGACCAGTGA